Genomic segment of Gammaproteobacteria bacterium:
GTCTTTTTTGACTTTCCATTCTGAAGGCAACGGGTCTCTTAGGCTACGGCCATTGAAGCTGAGAATCCAGTCGGACTTGTCCGCTTCAATATAGTCGCCCAGGCCGGGGGTTTCCTTGTGATCGATGACGCGCACGCCGGCAATGGTGCCGTCAAAATTGACGCCGACCAGAATTTTGATAGCGCCGCTGTAACCATCAGGGGCGACCACGTTGAGAATCGCGGCCACCGGAGTTTCTTTTTGGCGGGCGCGGTAAATGGTGGCGAGCTGGCCGCGATAACCCAGCGAGGCGGCCTGAACCGTAATGAAGTCGTTGTAAAGATCGTTATCGATTCGATCTGCCGGGATGATTTCATGCAGGCCGTTGAGCAGGGCCTGTTTTTCATTTTCGGCGATGCGCTCTTTGGTGTTCTCGAAGGTGTAGCCTACCAGCGCGCTGGCGACCAGGCCAAATACTGCCAAGGCCAGGCCGGCAATCAGGGCATTTTTGACGGAGCTGTTATTCATCGTCGTCCTCGTCATCGGTATAGCCAAACACCCGCGGGCGAGTGTAATAGTCGATGGTGGGGGCTGCCAGATTCATCAGCAGCACGGCGAAGGCGACGGCATCGGGGTAGCCGCCCCAGGTACGAATGACAAAAATCAGCACGCCAATACCGATGCCAAAATAAATGCGACCACGGGGTGTGGTGCAGGCGCTGACCGGGTCAGTGGCGATAAAAAATGCGCACAACATTGTTGCGCCGGCAAATAAGTGGAAAGTGGGTGAGGCGTAATGTTCAGGATCAATCAGGTGAAAAATGCCGGCGCAGACCGCCAGACTGATCAGTACCGCCGCTGGAATCTGCCAGCTGATAATTTTTTTGTGAATCAGCAAAAGGCCGCCCAGCAGGAAGGCGATGCTGACCCACTCAAAACCCTTGCCGGCCAGCTCACCAAAAATGGGACTGTCGCGCAGGATGTCGCTGATGTCATGGTTTT
This window contains:
- the rsxG gene encoding electron transport complex subunit RsxG, with product MNNSSVKNALIAGLALAVFGLVASALVGYTFENTKERIAENEKQALLNGLHEIIPADRIDNDLYNDFITVQAASLGYRGQLATIYRARQKETPVAAILNVVAPDGYSGAIKILVGVNFDGTIAGVRVIDHKETPGLGDYIEADKSDWILSFNGRSLRDPLPSEWKVKKDGGEFDQVTGATITPRAVVTAVRKALEYYDRYVYQIFAAPSEQRKQA